From Halobacillus sp. Marseille-Q1614, the proteins below share one genomic window:
- a CDS encoding catalase, with translation MSKNKKDEQLEEFRADDRAKEMTTNHGVKVSEDEFSLKAGERGPTLMEDFHFREKMTHFDHERIPERIVHARGYAAHGEFQVYESMEEYTKAGFLQDPDKKTPVFVRFSTVAGSKGSAETVRDARGFATKFYTDEGNYDLVGNNIPVFFIQDAMKFPDLVHAVKPEPHNEMPQAASAHDTFWDFVANNQESAHMVMWTMSDRAIPRSFRMMEGFGVHTFRFVNDKGEAHFVKFHWKPVLGTHSLVWDEAQKVNGKDPDFHRGDLYESIEAGDYPEYELGVQLVKAEDEFNFDFDLLDPTKVWPEEDIPVKIIGKLTLNRNVDNVFAETEQVAFHPGNVVPGIDFTNDPLLQGRLFSYTDTQLIRLGGPNFHELPINRPVCPFHNNQRDGYGRMTINKGPVSYHKNSLAKNTPSPVDEEKGGYVHYQEKVDGHKVRARSESFKDHFSQATLFWNSMSDPEKDHIKEAFSFELGKVESASVKQQVVDMFTNVSLELAQEVAENIGVRVPETGGSDVTKSSPALSQENTKKKPDTRKVAVLLTDGFNGSEVHSIIEGLEDKGVQPEIVSDKLGRVKGADGTELEANHTYLTGESVLFDAIYAAGSNNPSDKVRKDALYFIQEAFSHFKPIGASHDGKKWIEEVEIAGAPGVVIGNDAKDFVEEFVEAIAEHRHWDRSLE, from the coding sequence ATGAGTAAAAATAAAAAAGATGAACAGTTAGAAGAGTTTCGTGCGGATGACCGTGCGAAGGAAATGACGACGAATCATGGAGTTAAGGTTTCCGAAGATGAATTTTCACTAAAAGCTGGCGAACGTGGTCCTACCTTAATGGAGGATTTTCATTTCCGCGAAAAAATGACCCATTTTGACCATGAACGTATTCCTGAACGAATTGTGCATGCCCGCGGTTATGCGGCTCATGGGGAGTTCCAGGTTTATGAATCTATGGAAGAATATACCAAAGCAGGTTTTTTACAAGATCCAGATAAGAAGACGCCGGTGTTTGTTCGATTTTCTACCGTTGCAGGATCTAAAGGTTCAGCTGAAACGGTAAGAGACGCCCGGGGATTTGCAACTAAGTTTTATACGGATGAAGGAAACTACGATTTAGTAGGGAACAATATTCCGGTATTCTTTATTCAGGATGCTATGAAATTCCCGGACTTGGTACATGCTGTAAAGCCTGAGCCGCACAATGAAATGCCTCAGGCAGCTTCTGCTCATGATACTTTCTGGGATTTCGTTGCCAATAACCAGGAATCAGCTCACATGGTCATGTGGACGATGTCCGACCGCGCGATTCCTAGAAGCTTCCGTATGATGGAAGGATTTGGTGTGCATACGTTCCGGTTTGTAAATGACAAAGGGGAAGCACACTTTGTGAAATTCCACTGGAAACCAGTCCTCGGTACACACTCGCTTGTTTGGGATGAAGCTCAAAAAGTCAACGGGAAAGACCCTGACTTTCACCGTGGAGACCTTTATGAATCTATTGAAGCAGGAGACTATCCTGAATATGAATTAGGAGTACAGCTTGTAAAAGCAGAGGACGAGTTTAACTTTGACTTCGACCTTCTTGATCCGACCAAGGTATGGCCGGAAGAGGATATTCCAGTTAAGATTATTGGAAAATTAACACTTAACCGAAACGTCGATAATGTTTTTGCTGAAACGGAACAAGTAGCCTTTCACCCAGGTAATGTAGTTCCTGGAATTGACTTCACCAATGATCCTCTTCTTCAGGGACGTCTATTTTCATATACAGACACCCAGCTCATTCGTTTAGGAGGACCAAACTTCCATGAGCTGCCGATTAACCGTCCTGTATGCCCGTTTCATAACAATCAGCGTGATGGCTACGGCCGGATGACAATTAATAAAGGGCCGGTCAGCTATCATAAAAACTCTCTTGCGAAAAATACTCCTTCCCCAGTAGATGAAGAGAAAGGCGGTTATGTACACTATCAGGAAAAGGTAGACGGACATAAAGTAAGAGCAAGAAGCGAGAGCTTTAAGGATCACTTCTCCCAAGCCACTTTATTCTGGAACAGTATGAGTGATCCGGAGAAAGATCATATTAAAGAAGCCTTCAGCTTTGAGCTTGGAAAAGTGGAAAGTGCGTCTGTTAAGCAGCAGGTCGTGGACATGTTCACAAATGTAAGCCTGGAGCTCGCTCAGGAAGTTGCCGAGAATATCGGAGTTCGCGTTCCTGAAACAGGCGGATCTGATGTAACGAAATCTTCTCCTGCCTTAAGCCAGGAAAATACGAAGAAAAAACCTGATACCCGAAAGGTTGCTGTTCTTTTAACGGATGGCTTTAACGGATCAGAGGTACACTCAATAATTGAAGGTCTGGAAGATAAAGGCGTTCAGCCGGAGATTGTGAGTGATAAATTAGGCAGAGTTAAAGGAGCCGATGGAACAGAACTGGAAGCGAACCATACGTATTTAACCGGCGAATCTGTTCTATTTGATGCTATTTACGCTGCAGGCAGCAATAATCCAAGTGATAAAGTTAGAAAAGATGCCCTGTACTTTATTCAGGAAGCCTTCTCTCACTTCAAGCCAATTGGAGCTAGCCACGACGGGAAAAAGTGGATAGAAGAAGTTGAGATAGCTGGAGCTCCCGGAGTTGTAATAGGGAACGACGCTAAAGACTTCGTAGAGGAATTTGTAGAAGCCATTGCTGAGCACCGTCATTGGGACAGGTCCTTAGAATAA
- a CDS encoding FUSC family protein, which yields MKNSNSLQYWLSRVQASDPGRKRLNQASKATLSLILSVFTVLLIINLANGPQLTPAIMGGIAGMLGILVVNDDTEKEKKLTTILLIIPAILGVTLGAILAWNVYLISLLMIGIIFSAFYFTKYGTRYFSIFMIAFITVYFASFLQLPAADMPWFYGASMIGLIYAYFHNFILFKSSSHILRRSMSSFHRQANLTFDMLIDLLKESKENAKSKKRLSYNVSKLREYAGHVSTDLNAHDVQEIWPGLTTKQLKLYIFDTAMLVATLNDSLQQLKKNDALETDEIRQLVVRVISSLQQADVLAENYDEKNLAEAQSATKELKQTINKLFQKQTNKPEGWLFLLRRIESIANHVTYAALTIQRAKNHPLPAAQVDNKLKEKDDKELSDSDSENTGELKPSTKKAFQALVAGSISIAVGYAISPVQPYWVVLTSFIVLLGTQSVGRIYQKGLRRSIGTVVGAVIGFFLAQMVSGNSQLEVFLLFTVVFFAFYLLTVSYTMMSVFITMLIAFMYDLLLGGISFSLLGARVVDTITGAAIALIVSSFLLPTKTRDKVNESFKDYLTELEEYLTQYIRSFTQPIQVKELTDHAFTLDEKLTAIQDEADPILNNPLGRRMSELPRWITIFTAINYYSSHLIASSYQKNLGYPKEVRNSFPLLEEKIIHNLRTVRQLLDEKDPEAELYTLTKEREQIERAAPLESQHHIDLVHHVYYIWRINQSLMLLGEKLGAKEKAM from the coding sequence TTGAAAAATTCTAACTCTCTGCAATACTGGCTGAGCCGTGTCCAAGCCTCTGATCCCGGGCGCAAACGGTTGAACCAGGCAAGTAAAGCGACTTTAAGTTTAATACTTTCTGTATTTACCGTACTCTTAATCATTAATCTAGCAAACGGTCCGCAATTAACTCCCGCCATAATGGGAGGTATTGCCGGGATGCTCGGTATCCTGGTCGTCAACGATGACACGGAAAAAGAAAAAAAGCTGACGACCATTCTGCTTATCATCCCAGCGATATTGGGAGTAACACTGGGTGCTATCTTAGCTTGGAATGTTTACCTTATTTCCTTGCTGATGATCGGCATTATTTTTAGTGCATTTTATTTTACGAAGTATGGCACCCGCTATTTTTCTATCTTTATGATTGCATTCATTACCGTATATTTTGCTTCTTTCTTACAGCTCCCTGCCGCTGATATGCCGTGGTTCTACGGAGCTTCGATGATTGGGCTTATCTATGCCTACTTTCATAACTTTATTCTTTTTAAAAGTTCTTCTCACATTTTAAGAAGGAGCATGTCCTCCTTTCACAGGCAGGCTAACCTAACTTTTGATATGCTGATTGATTTATTAAAAGAATCAAAGGAAAATGCGAAAAGCAAAAAAAGACTTTCTTATAATGTAAGTAAGCTAAGAGAATATGCCGGCCACGTTTCCACTGATTTAAATGCTCATGATGTGCAGGAAATTTGGCCAGGTCTAACGACAAAACAGCTGAAGCTTTACATTTTCGATACAGCGATGCTTGTAGCCACATTAAATGATTCGCTTCAGCAATTAAAAAAGAATGACGCTCTGGAAACAGACGAAATCCGTCAGCTGGTCGTTCGGGTGATTTCCTCTTTACAGCAAGCGGATGTACTTGCGGAAAACTATGATGAAAAAAACCTGGCAGAAGCACAGTCAGCCACAAAAGAATTAAAGCAGACAATTAATAAACTTTTTCAAAAGCAGACCAACAAACCAGAAGGATGGCTTTTCTTGCTGCGCCGGATTGAATCTATTGCTAATCATGTAACGTATGCCGCATTGACGATTCAACGTGCTAAGAATCATCCTTTACCTGCAGCACAAGTAGATAATAAGTTAAAAGAGAAAGACGATAAAGAATTATCAGATTCAGACTCTGAAAATACAGGAGAATTAAAACCTTCGACGAAGAAAGCATTTCAAGCCTTGGTAGCGGGATCGATATCGATTGCCGTTGGATACGCTATTTCTCCGGTACAGCCGTACTGGGTGGTATTAACATCGTTTATTGTATTGCTTGGAACTCAATCTGTCGGACGAATCTATCAAAAAGGGCTCCGGCGTTCAATTGGAACAGTCGTAGGCGCGGTGATTGGCTTTTTCCTTGCTCAAATGGTTTCAGGCAATTCACAGCTTGAGGTATTTCTTCTGTTCACTGTTGTCTTTTTCGCTTTTTATTTACTCACGGTCTCCTACACAATGATGAGTGTTTTTATTACAATGCTTATTGCTTTTATGTATGACCTTCTTCTGGGAGGCATCAGTTTCTCTCTTTTAGGAGCCCGTGTAGTAGATACGATAACAGGCGCAGCAATCGCCTTGATTGTTTCATCGTTCCTGCTTCCTACAAAAACACGGGATAAAGTAAACGAGTCTTTTAAAGATTATTTAACGGAACTCGAAGAATACCTGACTCAATATATTCGTAGTTTCACACAGCCGATTCAAGTAAAGGAACTAACGGACCATGCATTCACACTGGATGAAAAACTAACCGCCATCCAGGATGAAGCGGATCCTATATTAAACAATCCCCTTGGCCGCAGAATGTCAGAGCTGCCGAGATGGATAACCATTTTTACAGCCATTAATTATTATTCAAGTCACTTAATCGCTTCCTCATACCAAAAAAATCTTGGATATCCCAAGGAAGTGAGAAATTCATTCCCTTTGTTGGAGGAGAAAATCATTCATAACCTGCGTACTGTTAGGCAGCTGCTTGATGAAAAAGACCCGGAGGCAGAGCTTTATACGCTCACAAAGGAAAGAGAGCAAATTGAACGGGCCGCGCCTCTTGAAAGCCAGCACCATATCGATCTTGTTCACCATGTGTATTATATTTGGAGAATCAATCAATCTTTAATGCTGCTAGGTGAAAAACTAGGAGCTAAAGAAAAAGCCATGTAG
- a CDS encoding DMT family transporter — protein sequence MKRIYILLLFVMMAWGFNVAAIKVLVANIDPILLTSVRIFAAGLGVLGILYFMKILRLPTKKELLMIFYISIFNVVAHHGFMALGLTLTSGVNAGLIVGLGPLLTMILSTLMLSRHITVFKAFGFFLGFAGVMLTTLIGSGGIASVSIGDLYIFLSIATQAFSFILISKLNPDLDPRLLTGYMMVGGSCVIFLAGLSLESNPAQILKLWDPKLGLIFLFSAFICTAFGHMVYNFAIKQVGPAESAIFINFNSFFALLGSALFLDEVIEWFHVAGLVLIVSGVLIGTGTVDYLIRRRKARSNAA from the coding sequence ATGAAACGAATATATATCTTGCTGCTTTTCGTCATGATGGCATGGGGATTTAATGTGGCTGCCATTAAGGTGCTTGTAGCCAATATCGATCCTATCCTCTTAACCTCAGTCCGCATCTTTGCTGCTGGACTAGGAGTTCTTGGAATCTTATATTTTATGAAAATCTTGCGCCTTCCTACGAAAAAAGAACTTCTTATGATATTTTATATATCCATTTTTAACGTAGTGGCGCACCACGGGTTTATGGCGCTAGGCCTTACATTGACTTCTGGAGTTAATGCCGGTTTAATCGTCGGTCTTGGCCCGCTCCTTACGATGATTTTATCCACCCTCATGCTTAGCAGGCATATTACTGTTTTCAAAGCATTTGGATTCTTCCTGGGATTTGCCGGCGTCATGTTGACCACATTGATAGGGTCAGGGGGGATAGCTTCCGTTTCCATCGGAGATTTATATATCTTTCTATCAATTGCGACACAGGCGTTCAGCTTTATATTAATAAGTAAACTGAACCCTGACTTGGATCCACGTCTCTTGACGGGCTATATGATGGTGGGAGGTTCATGTGTCATATTTCTTGCCGGGCTAAGCCTCGAATCCAATCCAGCTCAAATTTTAAAATTATGGGATCCTAAGCTCGGCCTTATTTTCTTATTTAGTGCCTTCATTTGTACGGCCTTTGGCCATATGGTTTACAATTTCGCAATTAAACAAGTAGGACCGGCCGAATCAGCAATTTTTATTAATTTTAATTCTTTCTTTGCCTTGCTCGGTTCAGCATTATTTTTGGATGAAGTGATCGAGTGGTTTCACGTCGCCGGCTTAGTATTAATTGTCAGCGGTGTGCTCATTGGCACGGGGACAGTAGATTATTTAATCAGAAGAAGAAAAGCCCGGTCTAATGCGGCGTAA
- the dhaM gene encoding dihydroxyacetone kinase phosphoryl donor subunit DhaM, with the protein MANVGIVLISHSPKVVEGIKDIINQVAMDVKVATAGGSDENEIGTSVEKIQHAIEKAQSDRGVLLIYDLGSAMMNAELAIEMSELDNLQIANAPILEGAYVAAVESGMGKELSEVKQAAESALQNK; encoded by the coding sequence ATGGCCAATGTAGGAATTGTACTTATATCCCACAGCCCCAAAGTTGTGGAAGGAATTAAAGATATCATCAACCAAGTCGCTATGGACGTTAAAGTTGCCACGGCTGGGGGCTCAGATGAAAACGAAATTGGGACGAGTGTAGAAAAAATCCAGCACGCGATTGAGAAAGCTCAATCTGATCGCGGGGTCCTCTTAATATATGACCTCGGCAGTGCCATGATGAATGCCGAGCTTGCGATTGAAATGAGTGAACTTGATAACCTTCAAATTGCTAATGCCCCTATACTGGAGGGTGCCTATGTTGCTGCGGTGGAATCAGGAATGGGTAAAGAATTAAGTGAGGTAAAACAAGCAGCGGAAAGTGCTTTACAAAACAAATAG
- the dhaL gene encoding dihydroxyacetone kinase subunit DhaL, with the protein MELTVSNIATWMENTNEKLQANKSYLTSLDQAIGDGDHGVNMARGFKEVVQKISGQEYETPADLFKDTAMTLMSKVGGAAGPLYGTAFLKISTDLKGKNTIDYDSFISSLEAAVEGVKQRGKSEPGEKTLLDVWAPLIDRLKEQADFDSNILKETSESLMTATKDIKATKGRASYLGDRSIGHLDPGSVSSFYIFEALAEAIEGGH; encoded by the coding sequence ATGGAACTTACCGTATCAAACATTGCCACTTGGATGGAAAATACGAATGAAAAGCTCCAAGCCAATAAAAGTTATTTAACATCTCTAGATCAGGCGATCGGCGATGGAGATCATGGGGTAAATATGGCTCGCGGCTTTAAAGAAGTGGTCCAGAAAATTTCAGGTCAGGAATACGAAACGCCTGCAGATCTGTTTAAGGATACAGCCATGACGCTTATGAGTAAAGTGGGCGGGGCTGCAGGACCTTTGTATGGAACAGCTTTTTTAAAAATATCTACAGATCTAAAAGGAAAAAACACTATCGATTATGACAGCTTTATCTCCAGTTTGGAAGCAGCTGTGGAAGGCGTAAAACAACGCGGGAAATCAGAGCCAGGGGAAAAAACACTTCTAGATGTCTGGGCTCCGCTGATCGATAGACTAAAAGAACAAGCGGATTTTGATTCCAACATCCTAAAAGAGACCAGTGAATCACTAATGACTGCCACAAAAGATATTAAAGCAACGAAAGGACGAGCCTCTTACTTAGGAGACCGCTCGATCGGTCACTTGGACCCTGGTTCTGTTTCCTCTTTTTATATTTTTGAGGCATTAGCTGAAGCCATTGAAGGAGGTCACTAA
- the dhaK gene encoding dihydroxyacetone kinase subunit DhaK, whose amino-acid sequence MKKIINDPESVVSDMLDGLTSAYPDLLKQLPDTTAVVRKDAPVPNKVGLVSGGGSGHEPAHAGYIGNGMLDAAVCGEMFTSPTPDQVFEAIKAVDGGAGVFLIIKNYSGDVMNFDMAAELAEAEGIQVEKVVVNDDVAVEDSSFTTGRRGIAGTVFVHKIAGAKAAAGGSLEEVKNVAEKVVANVRSMGMALTPCTVPAAGKPSFSLQENEMEIGIGIHGEPGIEKKQISTADEIAEELTEKILNDISWHKNDEAAVMINGMGGTPEMELYILNKKVNQILTERGIHIHKTFIGNYMTSLEMAGCSVTLLKLDDELKPLLASEAITLAFNM is encoded by the coding sequence ATGAAGAAAATCATTAACGATCCAGAATCCGTAGTTTCAGACATGCTGGATGGATTAACGTCCGCTTACCCCGATCTGCTTAAACAGCTTCCGGATACAACAGCAGTTGTCAGAAAAGATGCTCCTGTCCCTAATAAAGTAGGACTAGTCAGCGGCGGTGGAAGCGGTCATGAACCGGCACACGCTGGCTACATTGGTAATGGCATGCTTGATGCTGCCGTTTGTGGAGAAATGTTTACATCTCCTACACCAGACCAGGTATTTGAAGCCATTAAAGCGGTGGACGGAGGCGCAGGAGTTTTTCTCATTATAAAAAACTATTCCGGCGACGTTATGAACTTTGATATGGCCGCCGAATTAGCTGAAGCTGAAGGAATTCAGGTCGAGAAAGTAGTTGTAAATGATGATGTGGCCGTAGAAGACAGTTCGTTCACTACAGGAAGGCGCGGGATCGCCGGAACGGTATTCGTCCATAAAATTGCCGGAGCAAAAGCAGCAGCCGGAGGATCACTTGAAGAGGTAAAAAACGTGGCCGAAAAAGTGGTGGCTAATGTGAGATCTATGGGCATGGCCCTTACCCCTTGTACTGTCCCTGCTGCCGGTAAACCGAGCTTTTCTCTGCAGGAAAATGAGATGGAAATTGGTATCGGGATTCACGGTGAACCAGGTATTGAGAAAAAACAGATCTCTACAGCTGATGAAATTGCCGAAGAATTAACAGAGAAAATATTAAACGATATCTCATGGCACAAAAATGATGAAGCAGCTGTTATGATTAACGGCATGGGCGGAACTCCAGAAATGGAACTTTATATACTAAACAAAAAGGTGAATCAGATTTTAACAGAGCGAGGCATTCACATTCATAAAACATTTATCGGTAACTACATGACTTCCTTAGAAATGGCTGGGTGCTCTGTTACTTTGCTGAAACTGGATGATGAGTTAAAACCGCTGCTTGCATCTGAAGCAATTACCCTAGCATTTAATATGTAA